The sequence TGAACAGAGTTTGCAAGGAAAATATTACGAAGTCATACCATAGCAATAGTTGCTGCTTCAATCTTTTCACAATAAATGAAAAGTAGATCTAAAAATATTGGGGCTTTAGAGCTATCAGATACTTGAGCTTGAGACAAGATTTTTGCAGCCTTTTaaacaaaaatattggttgagagTTGAAATTTGTTTTCAAATGTGAGGTGAGGAATGTTTCACCTGTCTAGTCTAAATTGCCTTTTCCAGTATGAGACAACTTTTTGGGTGAATTTGTTCTTTTTAAAGAAATACACAAAGACAATCCAAGCTAACTATAATTTTGGTACAATTATTTGTGTATATTTATTCTTATTAGTGTTTTGAGATTTAGTTTTCATTAACATGTTGAAGAATGCTAATACAAGAGAATaagtaattaatttttttaactatgtttaatcaattaattaaaatgaAAAGGAGAAACTTTATCATTAAATAGTGAGATTTCATACCATTTTTTATTTCACTattttttaaaggaatttgattaaaaaatttgattattttctttttcattagatattgatataataatatatttgaaatttgaaaaatatggaaTGAGAGTGATTATTAAGAAATTATATAGTATAATTAATTCTACTTTAATATATTCAAATTAATATGTCTAGAGGTTTCTGAAGTTTGGAAATTATAAGATACCATATGCATAATTATTGTTCTGAGTAGAGAGATTGGAAGACATAAATGAAATAGAGGTCCATTATTATTaccttattttcatttttttgtgatttttcgaCCCTTTAATATACAACCCAAAATATATCTTCCTATTGATGTAACCATTATGCCTACCTGAATTGGGTGCAAGTGGTAGTTTAGGGTTTGTGGGGAGGTATTCTTGGGCATCCAAAGGGATGTTTTTTTTGATGAATATACCTTCTCTATTAATTTAGTTATAACATCTCTACTTGAAGCTTCATCAAGTTTAACTTACTTTTCTATTAATGGGTGGTCCATACAGGACCGGACTCCTAAAAAGATGTTTTTAAATACTGTCCATATCCAAACAAAATTTTCCATGTGTCATGCTACGATTAGATTTAGGGACCTCATTTGAAAAACATGAAACTCCACCAATAATACTTTCCCCGCAAAAAAAAGCCAAACAGAAAATGACTTCTTATCTCTAATGCCGACAATTGTCCTGCAACAAATAATTGAATATGTAAAAAGTAAAAGCTTTAAAGACTGCTCCACCAAATCATAGACTGACAACACTATTCCACCAAATAAATCTATGGCCATCCCATTAACACGTAGCATTATAAAAGTAGTGTCAAATAGTCAAATTTAGCTTTTCAAACACttgtttaataaaaaataattgaagGACGTTTATCATTAGTTATTGAAACAAATCTAAACAGATAATGTCGGTATATTAAAAATAATGTCAAGTCTCTAAAAAGATAAGACATATAATTTTAATAAAAGATAATGTCAGTTTATTATAAAGTATTTCCAGTTAATAAtgcattaaaaaaatagaaataattaaaaaaaaaagctcAACTACAATTCTAACCTACCGTCCCCGTGCATTTTCCACAACATCACTAAACACACATTATTAATGCGCGCCTTTTTCCTAAACGCGCTTACTTCCATCACACGCAGTGCCCCTAGGGTTATATATACATTGTGTATCTCCCTATCATTTCCAACAATTTCGCACAATTTGAGTCATCAGTGCTCTGAGTTGTAGTTATTTTCTGTGTATATATCCACACTTTTCATTTGCAGGATGTCTGAGGAGCATCACCATCACCTGTTTCACCACAAGAAAGAGGAGGTTAGCGCCGATGCAGACAACAGCGCTTATGTAGAGCAAACGACGGTCGACTATGGCCGTGAAGAGGAGTACGAGAAGGCCAAGAAGGAGGAAAAACACCACAAGCATATGGAACATGTCGGCGAACTTGGCACCACCGCTGCTGGAGCGTTTGCACTGGTATTATTATCTTGTTTGACATATACACACTGAATATATGTTAATGCTACCGTTTACAGGGTTCGAAATTTGATAAATATACGTTTAATATGTGCTAAAATGTTGTTGTCAGGGTTTGAAATTAAAACTTGAAGGACGTCCATTTTACTGAATGTATAGATCTTTTGTGACCAACGTATTGTATACTTCATTTCGATATGTACACGTTGAATATATGCTAAAATTATTGTTTTCggagtttaaaatttaaaattgaaggacGTCCATTTTACTGAACTTATAGGTCTTTTGTGACTAACATATTGTATGCTTCATTTTGGTACATATACGTTGAATATGTGCTAAAATATTGTTTCCagggtttaaaatttaaaattggaggGTGTCCATTTTACTGAATTTATAGATCTTTTGTGACCAAGATATGGTACACTTTATCTTGATATATACTCACTGAATATATGTTAAATCTATTGTTATTAGGGTCTGAAACTATAATTTAAGGGTGTCCATTCTACGGAATTTATAGATCTTTTGTCACTACTTTATGATACACTTTGTTTTGATATATATACACTGAATATATGTTAAAGCTATTGTTTTTTAGAGTTTGATACTAAAAATTGAAGGTGTCCATTTTACTGAATTTATATATTGGTTTTGTGATGGGACAGTATGAGAAGCACCAATCAAAGAAAGATCCAGAGCATGCTCACAGGCACAAGATAGAGGAGGAGATCGCTGCAGCTGCTGCTGTG is a genomic window of Cryptomeria japonica chromosome 7, Sugi_1.0, whole genome shotgun sequence containing:
- the LOC131074857 gene encoding abscisic stress-ripening protein 5; its protein translation is MSEEHHHHLFHHKKEEVSADADNSAYVEQTTVDYGREEEYEKAKKEEKHHKHMEHVGELGTTAAGAFALYEKHQSKKDPEHAHRHKIEEEIAAAAAVGSGGFVFHEHHEKKEDKKEEEEASGKKHHHLF